The Oncorhynchus mykiss isolate Arlee chromosome 30, USDA_OmykA_1.1, whole genome shotgun sequence genome includes a window with the following:
- the LOC110521672 gene encoding mast/stem cell growth factor receptor Kit isoform X2, which yields MEYHWVLFSVLLQLTFQTGSSRPTITPSNPYLVIPLNAPFSLRCQGDQVMRWQREDRPKLRGEVRSNGASDLDIPKAQPVHMGRYICLEESSGEQSSVYVFVKDPDNAFRKTMVFSILTRAGDSASIPCLATDPGVVNLSLEPCQGGALPTGLHYVASLERGMVIFDTQKAFEGCYICTGRLGSTHVKSHHYDLIVRPVPDAAPVIEMREPKRVILTRGQTLTLTCSTTNVNGDIKLKWAAPPGTQPAVENASRILTEPIKHVRSARLYINSVRARDSGRYRCEGQNEKGINSESIWLDVYDRGFIHLTPSDNGTVRVRAGESLSLHVDMEAYPKPHTFTWSFSGQQLRNTSDHVITTQNHQHRYNIVLRLVRLKMSESGVYTFYASNGDASVNQSFSVYVISKPEIVSHEGPVDGQVRCVAKGYPAPQITWYYCEQPYMRCSHQMNATQEEQDIVTVTLLSPSFGKTEVESRLNITTGRFHTLECVATVEGEQAYTLFSISERTVPHELFTPLLIGFVSAAALLCVILIVLFYKYLQKPKYQIQWKVIEGIHGNNYVYIDPTQLPYDHQWEFPRDKLRFGKTLGSGAFGKVVEATAYGMSKADTVMTVAVKMLKPSAHATEKEALMSELKVLSYLGNHMNIVNLLGACTVGGPTLVITEYCCFGDLLNFLRRKRETFFCSKLGDDCYYRNVMLQRGTATAGDSRNGYVDMRPSVTGVLPNGFSSEKRRSMRKAGGSSSEPDVVSEMLHEDGLSLDTEDLLSFSYQVAKGMDFLASKNCIHRDLAARNILLTQGRVAKICDFGLARDITTDSNYVVKGNARLPVKWMSPESIFECVYTFESDVWSYGILLCEIFSLGSSPYPGIPVDSKFYKMIKEGYRMDAPEFAPSEMYEIMRSCWEADPFKRPSFSKVVERIEKQLSDTTKHIYLNFSSKFPVTIGPQGTSVDQGTQNANVLRLNSVGSSNASTQPLLASASDDVFLEEMGTRLRVHRV from the exons GCAGCTCCAGGCCCACCATCACCCCCAGCAACCCCTACCTGGTCATTCCACTCAATGCCCCCTTCAGTCTGCGTTGCCAGGGTGACCAGGTGATGCGGTGGCAGAGGGAGGACCGTCCAAAGCTGAGGGGCGAGGTGCGGAGTAATGGGGCGTCCGACCTGGACATCCCCAAAGCTCAGCCTGTCCACATGGGCCGATACATCTGCCTGGAGGAGAGCAGCGGAGAGCAGAGCTCTGTCTACGTCTTTGTCAAAG ATCCTGATAATGCCTTTAGAAAGACTATGGTGTTCAGTATCCTAACTCGTGCGGGAGACAGCGCCTCCATCCCCTGCCTAGCAACTGACCCGGGCGTGGTCAACCTGAGCCTGGAGCCGTGTCAAGGCGGTGCCCTCCCTACTGGCCTCCACTATGTTGCCAGCCTGGAGCGGGGCATGGTTATCTTCGACACTCAGAAGGCCTTCGAGGGCTGTTATATCTGCACTGGCAGACTTGGCAGCACCCACGTTAAATCACATCACTATGATCTGATTGTGCGCCCAG TCCCAGACGCGGCCCCTGTGATTGAGATGCGGGAACCCAAGAGGGTGATCCTGACACGGGGCCAGACTCTTACCCTGACCTGCAGCACCACCAACGTCAACGGAGACATCAAGCTGAAGTGGGCCGCACCGCCCGGCACG CAACCGGCGGTGGAGAATGCCTCACGCATCCTGACTGAGCCCATCAAACACGTCCGTAGCGCTAGGCTCTACATCAACTCTGTCAGGGCACGGGATTCTGGGAGATATCGATGTGAGGGTCAGAATGAGAAGGGGATCAACTCTGAGTCAATCTGGCTGGACGTCTATG ATAGAGGATTCATTCATCTGACTCCGTCAGACAACGGCACAGTGCGTGTTCGTGCTGGTGAGAGTCTGTCCCTGCATGTGGACATGGAAGCCTACCCCAAACCACACACCTTCACCTGGAGCTTCTCAGGCCAGCAGCTCAGGAACACCTCTGACCATGTCATCACCACACAGAACCACCAacatag GTACAACATTGTGCTGAGGCTGGTGCGTTTGAAAATGTCAGAGAGTGGAGTCTACACCTTTTATGCCTCCAATGGTGACGCATCAGTCAATCAGTCATTTTCAGTCTACGTAATCA GTAAACCAGAGATTGTATCTCACGAGGGCCCGGTGGACGGACAGGTGCGATGTGTAGCTAAGGGATACCCCGCCCCACAGATCACCTGGTACTACTGTGAACAGCCCTATATGag GTGCTCCCACCAGATGAATGCCACTCAGGAGGAGCAGGACATTGTCACAGTGACATTGTTGAGTCCCTCCTTTGGGAAGACGGAGGTGGAGAGCAGGCTGAACATCACCACGGGAAGATTCCACACGTTGGAGTGTGTGGCCACCGTGGAGGGAGAGCAGGCCTACACACTGTTCTCTATCAGTG AGAGAACAGTGCCTCATGAGCTCTTCACCCCTCTGCTGATTGGCTTTGTGTCAGCAGCAGCCCTCCTCTGTGTCATCCTCATAGTGCTCTTCTACAAGTACCTGCAG AAACCCAAATACCAGATCCAGTGGAAAGTCATTGAAGGTATCCACGGAAACAACTATGTGTATATTGACCCTACCCAGCTCCCATACGACCACCAGTGGGAGTTCCCCCGGGACAAACTGCGTTTCG GGAAAACGCTGGGCTCCGGAGCCTTCGGGAAGGTGGTGGAGGCTACTGCTTATGGAATGTCCAAAGCTGATACAGTGATGACAGTGGCAGTCAAAATGCTCAAAC CCAGTGCCCATGCCACTGAGAAGGAGGCGCTGATGTCAGAGCTGAAAGTTCTCAGTTACCTCGGAAACCACATGAACATCGTCAACCTGCTTGGAGCCTGTACTGTTGGAG GCCCAACCCTGGTGATCACAGAGTACTGCTGCTTTGGTGACCTCCTGAACTTtctgagaaggaagagagagacgtTCTTTTGCTCCAAGCTCGGGGACGACTGCTACTACAGGAATGTCATGCTGCAGAGGGGAACAGCTACAGCTGG AGACAGCAGGAATGGCTACGTGGATATGAGGCCTTCTGTCACTGGCGTCCTGCCAAATGGCTTCTCCTCAGAGAAGAGGCGCTCGATGCGCAAAGCAG gtgGTTCCAGTAGTGAGCCAGATGTTGTGAGTGAGATGCTCCATGAGGACGGTCTCTCTCTGGACACAGAGGATCTGCTCAGCTTCTCCTATCAAGTGGCCAAAGGCATGGACTTCCTGGCTTCCAAAAAT tgcatcCACAGAGACCTGGCAGCCAGGAACATTCTCCTGACCCAGGGACGAGTGGCAAAGATCTGTGACTTCGGCCTTGCTCGTGACATCACCACTGACTCCAATTATGTAGTCAAAGGCAAT GCTCGTCTCCCAGTCAAGTGGATGTCTCCGGAGAGCATCTTTGAGTGTGTGTACACATTTGAGAGTGACGTGTGGTCCTATGGCATCTTGCTCTGTGAAATCTTCTCACTCG GAAGCAGTCCATATCCTGGGATACCTGTGGACTCAAAGTTCTACAAAATGATTAAGGAAGGATACAGAATGGATGCACCAGAGTTTGCACCGAGtgaaat GTATGAGATAATGAGGTCGTGCTGGGAAGCGGACCCCTTTAAGAGACCCTCCTTCAGCAAGGTGGTGGAGAGGATCGAAAAACAGCTGTCAGACACCACCAAACAC ATCTATCTGAATTTCAGCTCCAAGTTTCCGGTTACAATAGGGCCCCAGGGTACCAGTGTGGACCAGGGGACACAGAACGCCAACGTCCTGCGTCTCAACTCGGTGGGCAGCAGCAACGCCTCCACTCAGCCTCTATTGGCCAGCGCCAGCGACGACGTCTTCCTGGAGGAGATGGGCACCAGGCTCAGGGTCCACCGGGTGTAA
- the LOC110521672 gene encoding mast/stem cell growth factor receptor Kit isoform X3: MEYHWVLFSVLLQLTFQTDPDNAFRKTMVFSILTRAGDSASIPCLATDPGVVNLSLEPCQGGALPTGLHYVASLERGMVIFDTQKAFEGCYICTGRLGSTHVKSHHYDLIVRPVPDAAPVIEMREPKRVILTRGQTLTLTCSTTNVNGDIKLKWAAPPGTDAVWASYPQQPAVENASRILTEPIKHVRSARLYINSVRARDSGRYRCEGQNEKGINSESIWLDVYDRGFIHLTPSDNGTVRVRAGESLSLHVDMEAYPKPHTFTWSFSGQQLRNTSDHVITTQNHQHRYNIVLRLVRLKMSESGVYTFYASNGDASVNQSFSVYVISKPEIVSHEGPVDGQVRCVAKGYPAPQITWYYCEQPYMRCSHQMNATQEEQDIVTVTLLSPSFGKTEVESRLNITTGRFHTLECVATVEGEQAYTLFSISERTVPHELFTPLLIGFVSAAALLCVILIVLFYKYLQKPKYQIQWKVIEGIHGNNYVYIDPTQLPYDHQWEFPRDKLRFGKTLGSGAFGKVVEATAYGMSKADTVMTVAVKMLKPSAHATEKEALMSELKVLSYLGNHMNIVNLLGACTVGGPTLVITEYCCFGDLLNFLRRKRETFFCSKLGDDCYYRNVMLQRGTATAGDSRNGYVDMRPSVTGVLPNGFSSEKRRSMRKAGGSSSEPDVVSEMLHEDGLSLDTEDLLSFSYQVAKGMDFLASKNCIHRDLAARNILLTQGRVAKICDFGLARDITTDSNYVVKGNARLPVKWMSPESIFECVYTFESDVWSYGILLCEIFSLGSSPYPGIPVDSKFYKMIKEGYRMDAPEFAPSEMYEIMRSCWEADPFKRPSFSKVVERIEKQLSDTTKHIYLNFSSKFPVTIGPQGTSVDQGTQNANVLRLNSVGSSNASTQPLLASASDDVFLEEMGTRLRVHRV; encoded by the exons ATCCTGATAATGCCTTTAGAAAGACTATGGTGTTCAGTATCCTAACTCGTGCGGGAGACAGCGCCTCCATCCCCTGCCTAGCAACTGACCCGGGCGTGGTCAACCTGAGCCTGGAGCCGTGTCAAGGCGGTGCCCTCCCTACTGGCCTCCACTATGTTGCCAGCCTGGAGCGGGGCATGGTTATCTTCGACACTCAGAAGGCCTTCGAGGGCTGTTATATCTGCACTGGCAGACTTGGCAGCACCCACGTTAAATCACATCACTATGATCTGATTGTGCGCCCAG TCCCAGACGCGGCCCCTGTGATTGAGATGCGGGAACCCAAGAGGGTGATCCTGACACGGGGCCAGACTCTTACCCTGACCTGCAGCACCACCAACGTCAACGGAGACATCAAGCTGAAGTGGGCCGCACCGCCCGGCACG GATGCCGTGTGGGCTTCGTATCCACAGCAACCGGCGGTGGAGAATGCCTCACGCATCCTGACTGAGCCCATCAAACACGTCCGTAGCGCTAGGCTCTACATCAACTCTGTCAGGGCACGGGATTCTGGGAGATATCGATGTGAGGGTCAGAATGAGAAGGGGATCAACTCTGAGTCAATCTGGCTGGACGTCTATG ATAGAGGATTCATTCATCTGACTCCGTCAGACAACGGCACAGTGCGTGTTCGTGCTGGTGAGAGTCTGTCCCTGCATGTGGACATGGAAGCCTACCCCAAACCACACACCTTCACCTGGAGCTTCTCAGGCCAGCAGCTCAGGAACACCTCTGACCATGTCATCACCACACAGAACCACCAacatag GTACAACATTGTGCTGAGGCTGGTGCGTTTGAAAATGTCAGAGAGTGGAGTCTACACCTTTTATGCCTCCAATGGTGACGCATCAGTCAATCAGTCATTTTCAGTCTACGTAATCA GTAAACCAGAGATTGTATCTCACGAGGGCCCGGTGGACGGACAGGTGCGATGTGTAGCTAAGGGATACCCCGCCCCACAGATCACCTGGTACTACTGTGAACAGCCCTATATGag GTGCTCCCACCAGATGAATGCCACTCAGGAGGAGCAGGACATTGTCACAGTGACATTGTTGAGTCCCTCCTTTGGGAAGACGGAGGTGGAGAGCAGGCTGAACATCACCACGGGAAGATTCCACACGTTGGAGTGTGTGGCCACCGTGGAGGGAGAGCAGGCCTACACACTGTTCTCTATCAGTG AGAGAACAGTGCCTCATGAGCTCTTCACCCCTCTGCTGATTGGCTTTGTGTCAGCAGCAGCCCTCCTCTGTGTCATCCTCATAGTGCTCTTCTACAAGTACCTGCAG AAACCCAAATACCAGATCCAGTGGAAAGTCATTGAAGGTATCCACGGAAACAACTATGTGTATATTGACCCTACCCAGCTCCCATACGACCACCAGTGGGAGTTCCCCCGGGACAAACTGCGTTTCG GGAAAACGCTGGGCTCCGGAGCCTTCGGGAAGGTGGTGGAGGCTACTGCTTATGGAATGTCCAAAGCTGATACAGTGATGACAGTGGCAGTCAAAATGCTCAAAC CCAGTGCCCATGCCACTGAGAAGGAGGCGCTGATGTCAGAGCTGAAAGTTCTCAGTTACCTCGGAAACCACATGAACATCGTCAACCTGCTTGGAGCCTGTACTGTTGGAG GCCCAACCCTGGTGATCACAGAGTACTGCTGCTTTGGTGACCTCCTGAACTTtctgagaaggaagagagagacgtTCTTTTGCTCCAAGCTCGGGGACGACTGCTACTACAGGAATGTCATGCTGCAGAGGGGAACAGCTACAGCTGG AGACAGCAGGAATGGCTACGTGGATATGAGGCCTTCTGTCACTGGCGTCCTGCCAAATGGCTTCTCCTCAGAGAAGAGGCGCTCGATGCGCAAAGCAG gtgGTTCCAGTAGTGAGCCAGATGTTGTGAGTGAGATGCTCCATGAGGACGGTCTCTCTCTGGACACAGAGGATCTGCTCAGCTTCTCCTATCAAGTGGCCAAAGGCATGGACTTCCTGGCTTCCAAAAAT tgcatcCACAGAGACCTGGCAGCCAGGAACATTCTCCTGACCCAGGGACGAGTGGCAAAGATCTGTGACTTCGGCCTTGCTCGTGACATCACCACTGACTCCAATTATGTAGTCAAAGGCAAT GCTCGTCTCCCAGTCAAGTGGATGTCTCCGGAGAGCATCTTTGAGTGTGTGTACACATTTGAGAGTGACGTGTGGTCCTATGGCATCTTGCTCTGTGAAATCTTCTCACTCG GAAGCAGTCCATATCCTGGGATACCTGTGGACTCAAAGTTCTACAAAATGATTAAGGAAGGATACAGAATGGATGCACCAGAGTTTGCACCGAGtgaaat GTATGAGATAATGAGGTCGTGCTGGGAAGCGGACCCCTTTAAGAGACCCTCCTTCAGCAAGGTGGTGGAGAGGATCGAAAAACAGCTGTCAGACACCACCAAACAC ATCTATCTGAATTTCAGCTCCAAGTTTCCGGTTACAATAGGGCCCCAGGGTACCAGTGTGGACCAGGGGACACAGAACGCCAACGTCCTGCGTCTCAACTCGGTGGGCAGCAGCAACGCCTCCACTCAGCCTCTATTGGCCAGCGCCAGCGACGACGTCTTCCTGGAGGAGATGGGCACCAGGCTCAGGGTCCACCGGGTGTAA
- the LOC110521672 gene encoding mast/stem cell growth factor receptor Kit isoform X1 yields MEYHWVLFSVLLQLTFQTGSSRPTITPSNPYLVIPLNAPFSLRCQGDQVMRWQREDRPKLRGEVRSNGASDLDIPKAQPVHMGRYICLEESSGEQSSVYVFVKDPDNAFRKTMVFSILTRAGDSASIPCLATDPGVVNLSLEPCQGGALPTGLHYVASLERGMVIFDTQKAFEGCYICTGRLGSTHVKSHHYDLIVRPVPDAAPVIEMREPKRVILTRGQTLTLTCSTTNVNGDIKLKWAAPPGTDAVWASYPQQPAVENASRILTEPIKHVRSARLYINSVRARDSGRYRCEGQNEKGINSESIWLDVYDRGFIHLTPSDNGTVRVRAGESLSLHVDMEAYPKPHTFTWSFSGQQLRNTSDHVITTQNHQHRYNIVLRLVRLKMSESGVYTFYASNGDASVNQSFSVYVISKPEIVSHEGPVDGQVRCVAKGYPAPQITWYYCEQPYMRCSHQMNATQEEQDIVTVTLLSPSFGKTEVESRLNITTGRFHTLECVATVEGEQAYTLFSISERTVPHELFTPLLIGFVSAAALLCVILIVLFYKYLQKPKYQIQWKVIEGIHGNNYVYIDPTQLPYDHQWEFPRDKLRFGKTLGSGAFGKVVEATAYGMSKADTVMTVAVKMLKPSAHATEKEALMSELKVLSYLGNHMNIVNLLGACTVGGPTLVITEYCCFGDLLNFLRRKRETFFCSKLGDDCYYRNVMLQRGTATAGDSRNGYVDMRPSVTGVLPNGFSSEKRRSMRKAGGSSSEPDVVSEMLHEDGLSLDTEDLLSFSYQVAKGMDFLASKNCIHRDLAARNILLTQGRVAKICDFGLARDITTDSNYVVKGNARLPVKWMSPESIFECVYTFESDVWSYGILLCEIFSLGSSPYPGIPVDSKFYKMIKEGYRMDAPEFAPSEMYEIMRSCWEADPFKRPSFSKVVERIEKQLSDTTKHIYLNFSSKFPVTIGPQGTSVDQGTQNANVLRLNSVGSSNASTQPLLASASDDVFLEEMGTRLRVHRV; encoded by the exons GCAGCTCCAGGCCCACCATCACCCCCAGCAACCCCTACCTGGTCATTCCACTCAATGCCCCCTTCAGTCTGCGTTGCCAGGGTGACCAGGTGATGCGGTGGCAGAGGGAGGACCGTCCAAAGCTGAGGGGCGAGGTGCGGAGTAATGGGGCGTCCGACCTGGACATCCCCAAAGCTCAGCCTGTCCACATGGGCCGATACATCTGCCTGGAGGAGAGCAGCGGAGAGCAGAGCTCTGTCTACGTCTTTGTCAAAG ATCCTGATAATGCCTTTAGAAAGACTATGGTGTTCAGTATCCTAACTCGTGCGGGAGACAGCGCCTCCATCCCCTGCCTAGCAACTGACCCGGGCGTGGTCAACCTGAGCCTGGAGCCGTGTCAAGGCGGTGCCCTCCCTACTGGCCTCCACTATGTTGCCAGCCTGGAGCGGGGCATGGTTATCTTCGACACTCAGAAGGCCTTCGAGGGCTGTTATATCTGCACTGGCAGACTTGGCAGCACCCACGTTAAATCACATCACTATGATCTGATTGTGCGCCCAG TCCCAGACGCGGCCCCTGTGATTGAGATGCGGGAACCCAAGAGGGTGATCCTGACACGGGGCCAGACTCTTACCCTGACCTGCAGCACCACCAACGTCAACGGAGACATCAAGCTGAAGTGGGCCGCACCGCCCGGCACG GATGCCGTGTGGGCTTCGTATCCACAGCAACCGGCGGTGGAGAATGCCTCACGCATCCTGACTGAGCCCATCAAACACGTCCGTAGCGCTAGGCTCTACATCAACTCTGTCAGGGCACGGGATTCTGGGAGATATCGATGTGAGGGTCAGAATGAGAAGGGGATCAACTCTGAGTCAATCTGGCTGGACGTCTATG ATAGAGGATTCATTCATCTGACTCCGTCAGACAACGGCACAGTGCGTGTTCGTGCTGGTGAGAGTCTGTCCCTGCATGTGGACATGGAAGCCTACCCCAAACCACACACCTTCACCTGGAGCTTCTCAGGCCAGCAGCTCAGGAACACCTCTGACCATGTCATCACCACACAGAACCACCAacatag GTACAACATTGTGCTGAGGCTGGTGCGTTTGAAAATGTCAGAGAGTGGAGTCTACACCTTTTATGCCTCCAATGGTGACGCATCAGTCAATCAGTCATTTTCAGTCTACGTAATCA GTAAACCAGAGATTGTATCTCACGAGGGCCCGGTGGACGGACAGGTGCGATGTGTAGCTAAGGGATACCCCGCCCCACAGATCACCTGGTACTACTGTGAACAGCCCTATATGag GTGCTCCCACCAGATGAATGCCACTCAGGAGGAGCAGGACATTGTCACAGTGACATTGTTGAGTCCCTCCTTTGGGAAGACGGAGGTGGAGAGCAGGCTGAACATCACCACGGGAAGATTCCACACGTTGGAGTGTGTGGCCACCGTGGAGGGAGAGCAGGCCTACACACTGTTCTCTATCAGTG AGAGAACAGTGCCTCATGAGCTCTTCACCCCTCTGCTGATTGGCTTTGTGTCAGCAGCAGCCCTCCTCTGTGTCATCCTCATAGTGCTCTTCTACAAGTACCTGCAG AAACCCAAATACCAGATCCAGTGGAAAGTCATTGAAGGTATCCACGGAAACAACTATGTGTATATTGACCCTACCCAGCTCCCATACGACCACCAGTGGGAGTTCCCCCGGGACAAACTGCGTTTCG GGAAAACGCTGGGCTCCGGAGCCTTCGGGAAGGTGGTGGAGGCTACTGCTTATGGAATGTCCAAAGCTGATACAGTGATGACAGTGGCAGTCAAAATGCTCAAAC CCAGTGCCCATGCCACTGAGAAGGAGGCGCTGATGTCAGAGCTGAAAGTTCTCAGTTACCTCGGAAACCACATGAACATCGTCAACCTGCTTGGAGCCTGTACTGTTGGAG GCCCAACCCTGGTGATCACAGAGTACTGCTGCTTTGGTGACCTCCTGAACTTtctgagaaggaagagagagacgtTCTTTTGCTCCAAGCTCGGGGACGACTGCTACTACAGGAATGTCATGCTGCAGAGGGGAACAGCTACAGCTGG AGACAGCAGGAATGGCTACGTGGATATGAGGCCTTCTGTCACTGGCGTCCTGCCAAATGGCTTCTCCTCAGAGAAGAGGCGCTCGATGCGCAAAGCAG gtgGTTCCAGTAGTGAGCCAGATGTTGTGAGTGAGATGCTCCATGAGGACGGTCTCTCTCTGGACACAGAGGATCTGCTCAGCTTCTCCTATCAAGTGGCCAAAGGCATGGACTTCCTGGCTTCCAAAAAT tgcatcCACAGAGACCTGGCAGCCAGGAACATTCTCCTGACCCAGGGACGAGTGGCAAAGATCTGTGACTTCGGCCTTGCTCGTGACATCACCACTGACTCCAATTATGTAGTCAAAGGCAAT GCTCGTCTCCCAGTCAAGTGGATGTCTCCGGAGAGCATCTTTGAGTGTGTGTACACATTTGAGAGTGACGTGTGGTCCTATGGCATCTTGCTCTGTGAAATCTTCTCACTCG GAAGCAGTCCATATCCTGGGATACCTGTGGACTCAAAGTTCTACAAAATGATTAAGGAAGGATACAGAATGGATGCACCAGAGTTTGCACCGAGtgaaat GTATGAGATAATGAGGTCGTGCTGGGAAGCGGACCCCTTTAAGAGACCCTCCTTCAGCAAGGTGGTGGAGAGGATCGAAAAACAGCTGTCAGACACCACCAAACAC ATCTATCTGAATTTCAGCTCCAAGTTTCCGGTTACAATAGGGCCCCAGGGTACCAGTGTGGACCAGGGGACACAGAACGCCAACGTCCTGCGTCTCAACTCGGTGGGCAGCAGCAACGCCTCCACTCAGCCTCTATTGGCCAGCGCCAGCGACGACGTCTTCCTGGAGGAGATGGGCACCAGGCTCAGGGTCCACCGGGTGTAA